The sequence below is a genomic window from Chaetodon auriga isolate fChaAug3 chromosome 8, fChaAug3.hap1, whole genome shotgun sequence.
ATGGGGGTCAGTACTGGGAACCGCTAAACGAGTTCTACAGAAGCCCTTTTcgaatgaaaaataaatgttctgctttgatttttgttttgttttcatttgtttttgttttttttgttttttttttgttttttttccttttaatgtcAATGTACTTGTATCTGAAGGGGTGACAGTGTTTCTAACCAGATGCTTGGTCACGCCACGCCAACAGACCTAGCTGTGTAGATGGAGTTTTGGAAACCATCACTTTGGGTGAGGTGTGTCCCAGCTTGTATCCACACTCCCCCAGACCCCAGAAGAAATGCCCACCATACCCTAGGTTTATGTACTGAATCAAACCGCGCTGGTAAATCACCAGAAAGACTTCAAAGTTAATCAGAGGTAATATTGAAGTGAATACCATCAACACTCCAGAATATACAGTAGCAATCCAAACCCCATGAAAAGATGTACAATCTACCATCGTTCTTTCTCTGTTGATATATTGTATGaaaattaaatgagaaaaaaaaatatttttttccctttttagtTCATTTGCATGGACACAAATTtagctgaatttaaaaaaaaaaaaaaagaaagaaaattattttCTTGAGGCTGCAACTTgcaaaaaagatgaagaaaaataaataaaacagatcaGCCATTTTCAAcaatttatattatttttaaagatAAATTTCACTAGTGCATGGTTTTCAAGGGGAGTGAATGCAACAtcgtgataaaaaaaaagacattgttTATCATTCTTTAGACCATTCATGAGTCTGTGTTTTGCAGACATGCAGATAAGGGAAACTTAAAGGAAACTTTTGGAGttatttaacagaaaatgtttatGTGACAAAaagtgataatgaaaataaatgtaaattatttatttcattgtaaaaGGCTCATGCCTTATAAAGATAAACATTATGTGCAAATTGtacatgtttctctttttcttccttgtcCCAGGGTACTTCTCATTGTACTATTCATTGCTACCATTGTTCAGTCCCCTGATATTGTCCAGATTTTAGGACTGGTGGTTATTTTACAGTTCTGTATTGTTTCAGGATGTATTTTATTTCCGATTTGATTTGTTTAACAAGCATGTTGAAAAGGATTTTCTGCAACATGGCTTGGGCACACCTTACAGTAACTCAGCATGTTTTGATAAAGATGATATTTGGAATTTTTGCAGTTTCTTGTACAGTGCATGTCAACTTCATTACTTTTCTCCCTCACCTTAAATTGAACTCTACAGCAAATTAGTTCTTGGTCTTCCGCGGCCAGTTATTGaagttttaacaaaaaaaacattccacCCCCAAGGTCATATTTTCTTTCAggtttttgagaaaaaaaaaaagtgacaaggaaaatattttatatttaatggAGGTTGACGAAACAGTTGTGATTGCAagtgtattttatttcagtattGTTGACGAACATGCAAAAATAATCTGTATTGGTACAGCAAGAGGTCTATACCTAATCAAGAGGCAGCGAACATGCAAGAGATGTATGTTGCTGTGGTTCAATTTTACAGGCACTGTTTGTGAAGATGAGCTAATCACAAGTTCAAATAGCAAGGGATATTgccacagaaaatgtttttttttttcttgttttaatgaaaatgaaattaatttacTATATTTTTGTTAGTTTTATTTAAAAGCCAAGAccagtttattttttattttctatttttagtaATTAAAAATACTTCTCATGTCTGGGAAGTATATGAATCTTATAGTTGCAGTATGTCTGAATGAAATTGAACTGAGGCATTATTCCTTTTTCCATATGACGataatatgttttaatgtcCAAGAAAAACCTTGTCGCTGTAACAAGCTACagtatatattttcattttgattttcattgtaCATACCTTTAGATGTCAGAATTTGAATAAACAAGCTACCATGAATAGATTGATAGACTCTTTTGGAACAGGAAAAATGCCTCACGTGATGACAAAGACATATGTTATTTATCCTTTTGAATGCcttttaattttctctttttggtGCAATGTGTTAATGCCAAGGCTATGTCTTGGTTAAGTATGGTTGAGTACAGAGATTTATGTAAgttatttttcaaattaaaaataaaaaattgatATTACACTGATGCCAAGTGTTGGGTGATGacaagatgcacacacacaagtataaATACTCTGTAGAAACTGCAGGAAAAGTATATATGAAGAAGcttttaaaggggcactccagcAATTTGTTAtgacaggttaaaaaaaaggaattgTCAGTTCAGTACTTTATGGAGCAGTGGAGTAAAATTCTAAAGCAACACAAAGCCAGTGATGAAGGGTAATGAGACTCTTTCACTACAGCCTAGTTCCTAGTTCCAGGGGTCTCTCAAAAACCCACACACTGACTCTTCATAAGCTTCAGGGGGAAGTTGCTGGTGTCAAGACACTGCTATCGAGTTATTTTCCCTGTTCAAAGTTCTGATCAGAATCCTTCCAAAGCAGCCATCTTTCCATGAATTCAACCTTGTTTTTATAGTACTAGTCAATAACTTTCAATGTGATGATATTACAGTAACCTTGAAAATCCTAAGCCTTGTGTTTCCCAGTCACAGTGAAGAGAAGTTTACTGTCACCTGCTCCTTTTAAAAGgtattttactgctgttttggCAGTAGTTGGAATGTCTTAAAGTGTATGCACCAAATAATCTGAATTTATTCATACATTAGTGGTATACAGCTCTGCAGTGCTCaagaaaatgcttcatttttgcACCAAACTCACAGTCAAGTCTCACGCACTGTCAGAATTCGGCCCCACATTAGCCTCTGTGTGCTTCTGCTTTTGGTTAAAAAATAGGGATGACTGGAACATGACGAATGACTGAGGTTTGAGGGAACAGAAGAGTTCTTCCTGTTTTCGCCATATTTAAAGAGCCTGCACACTGCATGCATAACAACAGATGTCAAGCTTTACATGgcaggtttgtgtttttatttccacttttatttcattaaatcCATGGTCGCATATACTTACAATACATTATTTTGATATCCTTAATGTATCTTTTCAGATTTCAATTTGGACAGAAAGTTTATGCCAGACAGTTGAACATTAAATGTTGTCTATCTTTTGCAATTATGTGTTCTTCTAATTGTTTCCATGTTGCCGTTGCCCTCCAGTGTTGGCTGTCCCCCCCACTATCTTATATCCAGGATGCTGCTGTCATGGATTGCAATAAAACAGAGCCTGGGGGATATTGGTTATCTGGCTGTGGATGTTTTCATAACTGGAAAAAGGGATGGCATTCGAAgaactctcctcctcctcctcacctctggTTTCTCCAGCCTCTTGCTCAgctccctgctcctcctgtacctcctcttcaccctgaACTATGAGCTAGCAGTGGCTGCAGGGATTGCTGGCTGCTTTGGGACACTGCTGACAGTTGCCCTCTTCCTATCAAAGAGAGTAAGGTGCTTGGGGACTCTCTTTGTGATCTCTATTTTCATGAAGAAGAGTCGGAACCTGCTCCTGACCGTCGGGACCAGCTTAGTGGTTCTTAGAAACATCCGCAACACCTTGGAGAACCTCATAGGCCTGGTCAGGAGTATGATTTGCAACCTGAAGGCAAAGAAAGCAGCCATCATTGATCCATTCAGTAACTATGTGAAGATGCTGAAGTGGCTGGGGAACATGCTGAAGGGGGTTACAGACTTAGGGGTTCTGAACCTTGACTCCAAACTCAAGGTTTCACCCAGACTGGAATCAGAACAGTTCAGGGAGAAACTCACTGATGCAGAGCAGAAGCTGAATGAAACTGTAAAGTATGTGCAGTCCATCATGAACACAGTCTCCTCTGTGAGTGAGAAGATGTTTCCAGCCATCAGCTTCCTCGTGCTCATGATGTTTATAGCGCTACACATAAAAAAATTCTGCAAcgacatgaaatatgaaaacaggTTCATCAGCAGCAAATTTGTTAGTTTTGATGAGAAGCAGAGGGCGGAGGGAAAGCCCCACGTCCTCCCCCTCACTccagaggaagagaagctgTACACCACTGTGCCCTCCGCCCGTCCCACCGCCAGAGAGGGGAGAGCTATGCTGAAATTTGGGATTCCAGTTGTCTCCCATTTTGTATCTTGGGTGATATTTATAACTGTGGATGCCTTATTGTACTGTTTTATCGATATTGTAACAACAAAGTTATCAGAGCTGGAGCCATTCCACGTCCCTTTGTTAATCAGCATTAAAGTAAGTATGTTTGTGCAACTGTGAGAACCACTGATATGTTTCTGCATTTAGAGCATTTgatgcagtcagacagccaCTGAAAACTTATTTATCTATCTTCTCAGGGAATTGCAACTTTAATAGGTATACCATTTGGTGAGGAAGACCATCAGCAAGACTTTTCCTACTCTGTGACTCTGTTTGAGAAGAAGTGTCTACCTAAGCCCAAGCTGCTGCTCTATAACTCTGTAGTTCCTTTGGCTGCCATCCTGCTCGCCCTGCTCATTATGGGTCTGATGGCTGCCAAAGTGGCCCAGCTAAGGCTGATGGTCTGCGAGCGCTTCTTCTTCACCGCTGCAGAGGCAAGAGTGGAATACCTGCACGCCAAAATCCTGAGGAAGAGATCAAAAAGGAGGATGCGCTGCCTCACATCACTCTATTTTAAGGTATGTGCTAATATATTCTGTAGTTAAGTTCAGACATGTGCATAATGCACAACAGTgatatttcatttttgcttttgactTCTCTTCTCAGCCACAGTTCTGGTGCCCGCTGCTCTTCAGGCCCAAAGAGGTTACACAAAGTGTCGTGTGAGAAGGTTATTCTTTCTGCTGCATGATTTTTTGTCCTATTAATAAGAAAGCATATGAAAACATAAGAATGTCTCAAAGAAAGTTTTGACCTATGGATTCTATGCCTCGGTGATCCTTTTATTACTTCATCACATATTTTGAATTCAACTTTTATCTCCGGAAAAAATAGTACTGCACTGCTCGTCTCCCAACTCTGTGCCTCTCTGGAGATAAATAATGTCCTTCAGCTACCTCAGGCAGGCTTTCGACCTGGTCCAATAACTGCTggaactgctgctgtggaaaaagTAACATAATGCTGTACTGTTTGTGGATCTGATTTGATATCTTCTGTTTATCATACAATTCAGTTAAATAAGCTGATTTCCATTATTTTTGATGATTATGCTTACAGCTGCTTCAAATCAGATCCTTCTGGTGGAGTTCAGATGTTTTCAAATCAAGTCTGCAGATGGTTGATAAGAGTGTACCACAGGGATCGATAATGGGCCATAAATAGTATTCATTTCCCAAGAGAACATTGCAATGTCCATTTTTACACTGATGATACCAGCTTATTTCCCATTCGTGACCTCCAGACCTCTTTTAAAGCTTGTTCTAGTACTAAGTACTAATGATGAAAATCAGACACAGGACAGCATACAGAACTTTTTGCTCCTTTCAAAACAGGAAAGCATGACACACTCCACTGTGCTATCTACTCTGGATTATGGAGATAGCCTGAATACAAACAACTCTAACACTAGATCACAGACGAGGACAGATTTGAAAGTTCTCATACCAGACTGATTCTCAACACCAAACACAACTGAGGGACTTGAAACTTTCTGATATTTAGAATAATATTTGTGACTGCTATAGACCACAcacacgtgtgtatgtgtgtcactgctTTTGAATTGTCTTgtgtaatatttatttttaacaccATATCTAGATAATTTTCTACATTATATTTcattgaatatttttttatgaataaataTATGATGCTTAAACACTGTGCTCCATTGCTTGTCTCTGCCTGAATGTATTATTGTTATCCAGCATGCTATAGTAGTTAAGTGAGATCATATTACATGAACAGGATATGTCAAATAGCAATAATGGTAACCATGGATAACAGTCCATAAATTCAACACTTTCATATTGATAATAGCCAACCAATTGCAGACTATATATCAAGAGTTTataattcaattcagttcagctTCAGTGAGTACTGAGCAACTGTGAATTTCATTTTACTTGTGTGAGACATTACATACATATTACATGATGTTCATTATATAACAAGGCAGATGAGAGTATTCTACAGTGAATACTCTCCAAACTGTGGGCATAATCCATGTAAGATAACAGGATATACTGCACAGTGTATATTTAGGATAGATGCCACCGTAATGCCAGCTAACCAAATATATCAACAACATAGTAAATGCCATGAAAGTTCTGGGCTTGTTGGAGGCATTGAAATAAACTTGCATGTTTTACTGTGCACCTCTGATTTGAGTTTACAAATATGGTTTCATGATGGTTATTTCTAAGCActctgtaatattttaatgaACAGATAATAGATGAAGCTAAACAGCTTCTTCTAACCTAAAAGCAGAGGCAGGCTTCTGTATTCTACCTCCATGTGCAATGCTTATCTGCAGAGTGTAGAACAGTGATATTTGCTTACATAATCTAAGACAGATGTCCCCTACATGTGCAGTGAACAGCGCTGTCCTCTTTCCACTtacacactgtcactgtccaTTAATATCTCACAGGTGTTAGAAGGTGATTTCTTTTAACCTTTTGTTACTGCTTCACACTGTTTGTACACTTGTTCTTATTTCAGTTTCTTTCCAATCAACTTGCCTCCAAAGCGTTACATTTCTGTTGttcatttaatgtaatttttttttgaaATTCAATCAGTCAAAAGCTATTGGTTAAGTCTTGCAGTGTACGATTTGACAGTCCAAGTTCAACtatgtgttattttttattGGAATTGAATTAAATTGGCAGTGATGgacaatgattaaaaaaaaaaaaaaaaaaaaatctcctacTGAAATCAGTCTAAAATTTGTAAGAGTTTATATCAATCTTCCAAAATACACCAGGGCAACAGAATCATGGACAAAAGACTCATTTTTTGTGCATTCCTGTATTGTTActtgtgttgttgtgcttgACATAATAAGTCTTCACTGTTTTGATGTTATACAATTAGTTATGGTGAGTAATGCAGTTAGACCAATAGCCATGCTATGTGTGTGATTGGTGACATGCTCCCCAGTGTGACCGTAATCTACTGCACAAAAAACTACTAATTACTATACTGTACTTACTGTAATGTacaaataatgttaataataataataataatagagcACTTTTATATGTGGCTCAGTTTCAAAAAGGCAATGACCTACTaatttaaattattaaattatctTAATAATTTCCAACTCTGCTGAAATGGTCGGCATTGGCGTAAATAATGGACCTTCAGTTATATGAGTGGAATTATGATGATTCAATGTTTAATGTGAACCATTACCTCGATTTCCAAgttaatttaaatgtaaaatcacCGCTATGAACTTTTCCATGTTCCCTGTTAACTACTTCTACGAAATCCAATTCTCCAACAGACATGAGGACACGTCTCAGGTACTCAGTCTCCACTGTACAATCCCACACTGCCTGCCCTGCACCGTCCCTTCTATTgtcagaggaaagaggaaggaagtggTACAGCTCAAGGATGAGTAGGCCTCCTGTGACTCACACGCTGCCACTGACCCGTGTGGCGACCTGATAAGCTCACATTATGTCTCAACTGGCCCTGTGGCATTATACCACGCCAGCATGCCAGCCCAATAGGAAGCTGCCACATGATGCTCGGTGACAGCCACAGACCTTTTTACCATGGGAAGGAATGAATGCAGTCCATACATGGGCATAGATGGTGTGCAGATGATTATGTGCCATCCTGCTGAATATGCAAATAGAGTCAATCTGGGTCAGCAAAGAAAATCTTAATACTTGCATGCATGTCAGTGCATTTTAATGACTATTTCTTCAAAGGGAAGGATGCTTTTGGGTGAGAAACACCAGTCCTGTTACCAATGGCAAcaaacatttaagaaaaaaagggttgaaaattaaaaaagcaagagaagaatcaggcacatttacagtttaagtcagtttttaaaaaatatttgataGTAAAGcgggtgaaaatggatggaaatGGACGGATTAATAGTAAAACTCACACATAATATGTGCAATTATATAATGATGAACGATCCGGTTTTGTGATCacgtcacatttttttttaaactttgaaaTCATGCACAGTAAGCCCTGTTTTCATCCCTTGATTGCATAATGGATGTTGGAGCAAATCtaattttcagcagcacagtgggTTCTACTGACCTGTGTAATGAGCTGAGCTGACCTGGAAACCTCACACTGTTGAACAAATATAACAAAGGTattatctgccaacagaacaCTGGCCTAAGTGTTGATCAGAGCTGACCTAACGATCAACACCACCAACACCTGTACTGCACACTGTgattaaaatgactgaacaaTGTGTGTATAACTAGCAGAAATACATCAAAGAAGCCACATGGGAAAAATGTAGAAGCCACTCTGAGCAGGTTTATCAGCGAGGCAGCATTCAGTTTTTTTGGGCTTTGGTAGCTCCTGGTTTggactgcagacacacagctggagatTCAAAGTGCCTTTCATGTTCTAGGTCAGTTGTTCAGACAGAAATGACTTTGCCTTCATAGGGTTCTCTGATCACAGCTGTAGGCTTCCCCACCTGCAGGCCGAATacaaagcagaaagaaaggTTAAGTGACCTTTGTGTACAGTACCTCATCAGGATCTGGTTCCTAAATTCAATGTAAGTCTAAATCTCTGTTCTCTGAAAGGTGTCCCCTGTTTCATGTATGCTCACTTTATGAAGAACAAATGATGAATTAACAACATAAATGGAACAAATACAATTAACCCCGGCTATCTTTATTGTTGGGCTGCGTTGAAATCACTCCCTCAATGACTCCCTCACTATTCCCTTAAAAGTTTGGAAAGTAGAGAGTTATATAAGAGGGTCGATactgctctcatgtctgtatggaaAAAATGGAGTTAGAGCCAGAAAGCTTATCttagctgaaagaaaagaaggatcTGACCTGGATCTGTtccaaacttaaaaaaaaaaacctactggTTTGTATAATTTGTGCAGGAAATGAAGAGCAGTGACAATGACTGTTATGGCCACTTGGCcgcagaagaaaaaaagttgtgaacacaacactgacatactgGTATATTACCTACTAAGATGATACGGTGAACTTGTTAGCACAGTTGTGTATTTACACATAtgaacattagcatttattttaaGTAGTGGTTCTGGCCATCGGGCAAAAGagagtccaatattcactctctttcagctctgtttttggtctccaccagttcctgagggaaatatgtggtACCTTAGTGGCTGAAGGTTCCACTATACTCATCAGCTACTCGTCAACTGTGCGTGATGTAGTGAGAATAAGATAAAAGAAACAGTAAGATCAATCCAAAGCAATGACGTGAAAGTCAGAATGGTCCTGTGAAGTCTAGAGTCTGGTTTGTCTCTCAGAGTGACTCCCTTCACATTACACAGTCATCTTATAGCCACTTTAATAAATACTTACATAACTCAGTACTGAACGTGCTATTGGTACTATGtatgttgtttcattttagttttcaaAAAGCGCATTTGATTTTtgacattcaaataaaatggCAGATAATTTCATGCCCCAAGTAGCAAATAGAGAGTGATTCTGGATACAGACCTGAAGCCCACAGTTTAAGGAAACCagtgttgagtgtttttttttttttttttttttttttttttactaattttACTAAGTGAGGTGCTATTTTCTAGAAATGAAACTTGTGGGGCTTGACTGACCTGCTCCCTTTGCTTGATTCTTTTGTAAACAAATTCAGAGAAGGGCTTTCTGTGGATGAATCTGCCGTGCCCTGGTGACACCTTCAGTTGTCCTTCCTCGTAGACCACTTTGCCTCTGGAAATGGTGACGACAGGGACACCGTGGCACTCCATACCCTCGAAGATGTTGTAGTCCACAGCCTGGTGGTGGGTCTTGGCTGATATCTTCCTATCAAGACACAAAGATACAACTACAGGTTTGCAAACAGCTACTGAGAGCTACTTTAGAACCAACCTGCTTTGTCACATGCAGCCTCTGTGGTAATGGCTGCATGCTTTCTGAATAGCACCATAGACCTATTGTGAAACGTTAATGcattctgttctgctctgaacCTGATTGATTCAGGCCGAGATGTACTCATACTGCAGCTCACTTACTGTGCAGCAACAAGCAATAAAGCACAATGTATTATTTACAACTTTTGCACATGTGACGCTCTCCTCTGTAAACAGGCTGGAGTGGGGCGCTGAATAACAATAAGCTTTGATGtagagacacaaaacagacgCCACTTTCAAGTCTTCACCCAAATAAAGTTCAGACTGCGATAATGGAGATTATTAGCAGGTCTGATTAAAATACTTCAAATGATTGACCTAAAAGCACTCATGGTAAATATGTGGCTTAAATTAAGATTTATGTAAATCTCATAATTCAATACTGTTGCTTGTACTGTACTATGCTACTGCTACAATCTCTCTCCAACCACATGTAACCAGTGCGAGTCTAATCAAATACCATTCTGAGATACTTCTACTTTGCTTAAATATTTTCATGCTATATATTCTATGGAATAGAAGGTATTATTGTTGCTACTCTTGAACCTCCAATCACAGCTTCTTGGCAGTAAAAGGAAAAAGCATTACTCCATTTAAGTTGATATGGAAAACCTGTTAGCAAATAGCTACAACTCATCCAGCAGATACAAAGCAACATTAGCTTTTATTTGGATATATTCCACTCTCCTTGTAGCTCactttttggtctccaccatctcccGAGAAGAATATTTGGCTTTTCAGCAGCATGCACTGGtttaaaatgatgttaaaaatggtgagagtgaaccaaaactgTGAAGCTGTGAACCATAGTACAGAGTGATGATGTCTAACAAAAATACCATATATAGGTGAAAAGATTAAATCAACAAGCAACAGTGGAATAAATCTGACTCAGCCAGAAAGACActgaatgtctttttcttttttttgtgagcCCTCGTTTCCtccattcacacatgcacatttcctGTTGATTTGTAAAGCCAGACACCATGCCTACTGtgcactgacaaaaacaagatgtGGCCTCATTATTCAAATAGCCTAATTATGAGAACCAAGGCAATTGACTGAGCTTCCGAGGCGTTTCTGGTTATGCAACTGTTTGTGGCCCCTGGCCTCGGATGTTACGAAGCGACACTTGCGCTGAGGGCAATTAATTACACAGTTTCACAGATGAATTCACGGATGCAGCAATCAAACATGAGATGCTCTCATGCTTGAAAGGCATTATAACATCGACGGACATGCACACGTGgtaaacacagaagaaacacaaacaggtgaaGTCCGAGGATGACAGGCCCGA
It includes:
- the dcstamp gene encoding dendritic cell-specific transmembrane protein, yielding MLLSWIAIKQSLGDIGYLAVDVFITGKRDGIRRTLLLLLTSGFSSLLLSSLLLLYLLFTLNYELAVAAGIAGCFGTLLTVALFLSKRVRCLGTLFVISIFMKKSRNLLLTVGTSLVVLRNIRNTLENLIGLVRSMICNLKAKKAAIIDPFSNYVKMLKWLGNMLKGVTDLGVLNLDSKLKVSPRLESEQFREKLTDAEQKLNETVKYVQSIMNTVSSVSEKMFPAISFLVLMMFIALHIKKFCNDMKYENRFISSKFVSFDEKQRAEGKPHVLPLTPEEEKLYTTVPSARPTAREGRAMLKFGIPVVSHFVSWVIFITVDALLYCFIDIVTTKLSELEPFHVPLLISIKGIATLIGIPFGEEDHQQDFSYSVTLFEKKCLPKPKLLLYNSVVPLAAILLALLIMGLMAAKVAQLRLMVCERFFFTAAEARVEYLHAKILRKRSKRRMRCLTSLYFKPQFWCPLLFRPKEVTQSVV